The Corynebacterium camporealensis genome contains a region encoding:
- a CDS encoding YbaB/EbfC family nucleoid-associated protein, whose translation MTQPQDMNELLAQAAQVQAELQKAQEEILATTVEGTAGNGLVKVTMTGGAEVKDLSIDKSVVDPEDVETLQDLIVGAFHDAHEAAGKLAQDKIGPLSQGMPQ comes from the coding sequence ATGACTCAGCCACAAGATATGAACGAACTGCTCGCACAGGCCGCACAGGTCCAGGCCGAGCTGCAGAAGGCACAGGAAGAAATCCTGGCCACCACCGTCGAGGGCACCGCGGGCAATGGTCTGGTCAAGGTGACGATGACTGGTGGTGCTGAGGTGAAGGATTTGAGCATCGATAAGTCTGTTGTGGACCCAGAGGACGTGGAGACCCTGCAGGACCTCATCGTCGGCGCATTCCACGACGCGCATGAGGCTGCCGGCAAGCTGGCCCAGGACAAGATTGGCCCGCTGTCGCAGGGTATGCCGCAGTAA
- a CDS encoding suppressor of fused domain protein has product MRCELLTVGRVPVSRVAAAVTGAARTLRDAQGVIPAQPGVLLPSILSADELSVHHGALIAPYLWGGQTPQVAEDGRITLVCQLLMLTDSEYAYAVEEGLGALQEAVAEQGIDLLDWAREG; this is encoded by the coding sequence GTGCGTTGCGAGCTGTTAACGGTTGGCCGCGTGCCCGTCTCCCGTGTCGCCGCCGCGGTGACTGGCGCCGCGCGCACGCTGCGCGATGCCCAAGGCGTCATCCCCGCCCAACCCGGCGTCCTGCTGCCCAGTATTTTGTCCGCGGATGAATTAAGCGTTCACCACGGCGCGTTGATTGCGCCGTATCTGTGGGGCGGGCAAACCCCGCAGGTGGCCGAAGACGGGCGTATCACCTTGGTCTGCCAGCTGCTCATGCTTACTGATTCGGAATACGCCTACGCCGTCGAAGAAGGCCTGGGTGCTTTGCAGGAGGCGGTAGCTGAGCAGGGAATTGACCTGCTCGACTGGGCGCGCGAGGGCTAA
- a CDS encoding queuosine precursor transporter, with the protein MANQSATATTNSGGESIRFIPVQSTLYPWLVTVFVVAFIISNITASKGVQLGPLITDGAFFLFPLSYIIGDVLSECYGFKSTRRAIYIGFAMALLTAICFYIAIWLPPADFYDGQEAFAATLGLLPQILLASLAGYVVGQLLNAWTLTKMKKRQGEKGLVSRLIASTVVGEFGDTLLFCAIAAPIIGVSTIGEFVNYVLVGFVWKTLIEVVLLPVTTRVIAWVKKREDYLPA; encoded by the coding sequence ATGGCAAATCAATCGGCAACCGCAACCACCAATTCCGGTGGCGAGAGCATCCGATTCATCCCGGTACAGTCCACCCTGTACCCGTGGCTGGTTACGGTGTTCGTCGTCGCTTTCATCATCTCGAACATCACCGCCAGCAAGGGCGTCCAGCTAGGACCGCTCATCACGGACGGTGCGTTCTTTTTGTTCCCGCTGTCCTACATCATCGGCGATGTGCTGTCCGAGTGCTATGGGTTCAAGTCGACCCGGCGCGCCATTTACATTGGCTTTGCGATGGCCCTTCTCACCGCCATCTGCTTCTACATCGCCATTTGGCTACCCCCGGCGGACTTCTACGACGGTCAAGAGGCCTTTGCCGCCACGCTGGGGCTGCTGCCGCAGATTCTCCTGGCGTCGCTGGCTGGCTACGTGGTGGGCCAGCTACTCAACGCCTGGACGCTGACGAAGATGAAAAAGCGCCAGGGCGAAAAGGGTCTGGTCTCGCGTCTGATCGCCTCGACTGTCGTGGGTGAGTTCGGCGATACACTGCTGTTTTGCGCTATCGCCGCACCGATTATTGGTGTGAGCACCATCGGTGAGTTCGTCAACTACGTCCTCGTGGGCTTTGTATGGAAGACCCTGATTGAGGTCGTCCTGTTGCCAGTGACCACACGCGTGATTGCGTGGGTCAAAAAGCGCGAGGACTACTTACCGGCGTAG
- a CDS encoding aminotransferase class I/II-fold pyridoxal phosphate-dependent enzyme: MSLLNLEQAERAELAAQVRENYEALKNKGLKLDLTRGKPSAEQLDLSADLLELPGANNYTDAAGNDLRNYGNLKGIMELRELWAKLTNTDADHVLAGDSSSLNIMFDLVSWSYVFGNNDSERPWSEEETVKWICPTPGYDRHFAISEHFGFEMISVPMLDDGPDVDAIRELVKDPQVKGMWLVPVFANPSGSVITKEKAEALAAMETAAPDFRIVWDNAYAVHTLTDEFPEVLPIVRMAEQAGNPNRFWAMSSTSKITLAGGGVGFFNSSAENLEWYLGHAGIRGIGPNKINQLAHYEFFGSAEGVRAVMRRHAALLAPKFQAVIDILEHRLGKYDVATWTEPKGGYFISLNVIDGTATRVWELAKDAGIVLTKAGSAFPHGEDERDHNIRLAPSLPPLEEVKTAMDGVATCVLLAALEKLEA, translated from the coding sequence ATGTCGCTTCTTAATCTTGAACAGGCCGAACGCGCTGAGCTGGCAGCACAGGTCCGAGAAAACTACGAGGCTTTGAAGAACAAGGGCCTCAAGCTGGACCTGACTCGCGGTAAGCCCTCGGCGGAGCAGCTGGACCTTTCCGCTGACCTGTTGGAGCTGCCCGGGGCCAACAACTACACCGATGCCGCCGGCAATGACCTGCGCAACTACGGCAACCTCAAAGGCATCATGGAGTTGCGCGAGCTGTGGGCGAAGCTGACCAACACTGATGCTGACCACGTTCTGGCGGGCGATTCTTCCTCGCTGAACATCATGTTTGACCTGGTGTCGTGGTCCTATGTCTTCGGTAATAACGACTCCGAGCGCCCGTGGTCGGAAGAGGAGACTGTGAAGTGGATTTGCCCGACCCCGGGCTATGACCGCCACTTCGCTATTTCTGAGCACTTCGGCTTTGAGATGATTTCGGTGCCTATGCTTGACGATGGCCCCGATGTCGACGCCATCCGCGAACTGGTTAAGGATCCACAGGTCAAGGGCATGTGGCTGGTGCCGGTCTTTGCTAATCCGTCTGGTTCGGTCATCACCAAGGAGAAGGCCGAGGCGCTCGCGGCGATGGAGACTGCCGCACCGGACTTCCGCATCGTGTGGGATAACGCGTACGCGGTGCACACGCTTACCGACGAATTCCCCGAGGTCCTCCCCATCGTCCGCATGGCGGAGCAGGCCGGTAACCCGAATCGTTTCTGGGCGATGTCCTCGACCTCCAAGATCACTCTCGCCGGCGGTGGTGTTGGTTTCTTCAACTCTTCGGCGGAGAACCTCGAGTGGTACTTGGGCCACGCCGGTATCCGCGGAATTGGTCCGAACAAGATCAACCAGCTCGCGCACTATGAGTTCTTCGGTTCGGCAGAAGGCGTGCGTGCGGTGATGCGTCGTCATGCAGCGCTGCTTGCGCCGAAGTTCCAGGCGGTTATCGACATCCTGGAGCATCGCCTGGGCAAGTACGATGTTGCGACCTGGACTGAGCCGAAGGGCGGCTACTTCATCTCCCTGAACGTCATCGACGGCACCGCGACCCGCGTGTGGGAGCTGGCCAAGGACGCTGGTATCGTGCTGACCAAGGCCGGATCCGCGTTCCCGCACGGTGAGGATGAGCGCGACCACAACATCCGTCTCGCGCCATCGCTGCCGCCGTTGGAGGAGGTCAAGACCGCCATGGATGGCGTTGCGACCTGTGTTCTGCTCGCCGCGTTGGAGAAGCTGGAGGCTTAA
- a CDS encoding DUF6923 family protein — MDEYVVQTPNGRNPGGTAVFDVRNVPGLTVQDGDFVRFAFYSSAGAAAFSSDVTVVDPSSGGGEDPGEGGESPSPSDPACFAHDSSTAIVDRNGPRQLTPEERESGAAVYVSATPGGDVRNNDKTQLHRQWDGRENYKPIGQPSKWVYNALAYNTEDNWLYAVSQIADAKGGANAYHYCYPMGHLLQIDPSNGNVYNLGPIVGPNGGKDF, encoded by the coding sequence TTGGACGAGTATGTCGTGCAGACTCCCAACGGCAGAAACCCGGGCGGTACTGCGGTATTCGACGTGCGCAATGTACCCGGCCTAACAGTGCAAGACGGCGACTTTGTTAGGTTCGCTTTTTATTCTTCCGCAGGCGCTGCAGCCTTCAGTAGTGACGTGACTGTTGTCGATCCTTCTTCTGGAGGCGGGGAAGATCCTGGTGAAGGCGGCGAATCGCCGTCTCCGTCAGATCCTGCATGTTTTGCACATGACTCATCGACGGCGATTGTCGATAGGAATGGGCCGCGACAACTGACTCCCGAAGAGCGGGAATCCGGTGCGGCGGTATACGTCAGTGCTACACCCGGTGGTGACGTGAGAAATAACGATAAGACTCAGCTTCACCGTCAGTGGGACGGTAGAGAAAACTATAAGCCTATTGGCCAGCCATCGAAGTGGGTTTATAATGCATTAGCTTATAACACCGAAGACAACTGGCTCTATGCGGTTTCTCAGATTGCCGATGCCAAGGGTGGGGCTAACGCATACCACTACTGTTATCCAATGGGACATTTGCTGCAGATTGACCCAAGTAATGGCAATGTTTACAACCTCGGCCCCATCGTTGGTCCTAACGGGGGCAAGGATTTCTGA
- the tgt gene encoding tRNA guanosine(34) transglycosylase Tgt, whose product MEKSTDLTQDLSFQVGTRLEQSGPGKHGRTGVIHTPHGDIQTPAFIPVATKATVKTLTPEQIRSTGAQAILSNAYHLYLQPGHDIVDEAGGVAAFENWQGPTYTDSGGFQVMSLGVGFKKVLAMDVANLTEQDIRAAKKERMAQVDEDGVDFRSFIDGSKHRFTPEFSMQIQHGLGADIMFAFDELTTLVDTRQYQEESVARTHRWAQRCLDEHDRLTRERAHRPKQSLWGVVQGAQYEDLRRQAARGLMQLSDAASDQGKRPFGGFGIGGALEKENLGTIVGWVCDELPEDKPRHLLGISEPDDLFTAVEAGADTFDCVAPTRLARRGGVYTLDGRLNLVNARFKRDFSGVDEEFGGYVSENYSRAYIHHLLKAKEFLAGTLCTMHNVEFMIRLVDNIRASIEGGYYEAYRDEFLGRYYAGK is encoded by the coding sequence ATGGAAAAATCCACCGACCTTACTCAGGACTTAAGCTTTCAGGTTGGTACCCGGCTCGAGCAGTCGGGGCCCGGAAAGCATGGCCGCACGGGGGTTATTCACACCCCGCATGGTGATATTCAGACCCCGGCGTTTATTCCGGTGGCCACCAAGGCAACCGTGAAGACGCTGACCCCGGAGCAGATTCGCAGCACCGGTGCGCAGGCTATTTTGTCCAATGCCTATCACCTCTACCTGCAGCCTGGCCACGACATCGTCGATGAGGCCGGGGGAGTGGCTGCCTTTGAGAACTGGCAGGGCCCGACCTATACCGACTCCGGTGGATTCCAGGTGATGTCGCTGGGTGTGGGGTTTAAAAAGGTTCTGGCCATGGATGTCGCGAACCTCACCGAGCAAGATATTCGCGCCGCGAAGAAAGAACGCATGGCGCAAGTCGATGAAGACGGCGTGGACTTCCGCTCTTTCATCGATGGCTCCAAGCACCGCTTTACCCCGGAGTTTTCCATGCAGATTCAGCATGGCCTGGGCGCGGACATCATGTTTGCTTTCGACGAGCTGACCACGCTGGTCGATACCCGCCAGTACCAGGAAGAATCCGTTGCCCGTACGCATCGCTGGGCGCAGCGCTGCCTCGACGAGCACGATCGGCTTACCCGCGAGCGTGCCCACCGCCCCAAGCAGTCGCTGTGGGGTGTGGTGCAAGGCGCGCAGTATGAAGATTTACGTCGTCAGGCAGCCCGGGGCCTGATGCAGCTTTCCGATGCCGCCAGCGACCAAGGCAAGCGCCCCTTCGGCGGCTTTGGCATCGGTGGCGCTTTGGAAAAGGAAAACTTGGGCACCATTGTCGGTTGGGTCTGCGATGAGCTGCCCGAAGATAAGCCGCGCCACCTGCTGGGTATTTCCGAACCCGACGATTTGTTTACGGCCGTCGAAGCCGGTGCCGATACCTTCGACTGCGTCGCACCGACCCGCTTGGCCCGCCGCGGTGGCGTGTATACCCTCGATGGGCGTCTCAACCTGGTCAACGCGCGCTTCAAGCGGGACTTTTCAGGTGTTGACGAAGAATTCGGCGGCTACGTCTCCGAGAACTACTCCCGTGCCTACATCCATCACCTGCTCAAGGCGAAGGAATTCCTGGCAGGCACGCTGTGCACGATGCACAACGTGGAGTTCATGATCCGCCTCGTCGATAACATCCGCGCCTCCATTGAGGGCGGCTACTACGAGGCCTACCGCGACGAATTCCTGGGTCGCTACTACGCCGGTAAGTAG
- a CDS encoding DUF6923 family protein: MLNVGFIDIRSNESLYVANTSSNGNKVLYRVNLSSRVSEIVSGTGSFRDTIVRDGQTYRVQRFFSEDYAVIPDYPQFAWGLASRSTNFPWNRAGVPKADFEVFERVNIDTGEVTYIPVRRSEFVTEAGGRFPGITGSGRGNVNTWGKAWAYGNGHLGFGEGGLQGSKAGVEFAVDDPAGDNPRVRLFAVYDNLPHSYNTDAASSAGNQDLVPSDLVASKTMLSQEELERRQDLPEGDRDYLPRLPREANPNMRLWQLTIKNKGPGNSSGFVWRDYLPREYENPGFAGFYERDGIAPTLVEFPEGFQDPVTKRYVFGATVADMPAGTSLTFYLWAYLKAGESCVPNTLRVFNKDDDANPGNDFSADG, translated from the coding sequence TTGCTTAACGTTGGTTTCATTGATATCCGGTCGAATGAGTCGCTTTACGTTGCTAACACGTCATCTAATGGTAATAAGGTGCTTTATCGTGTGAATCTGTCTTCTCGAGTATCAGAGATTGTTTCGGGTACTGGAAGCTTCCGCGACACGATTGTCAGGGATGGTCAAACTTATCGAGTTCAGCGATTCTTTAGTGAAGACTACGCGGTAATCCCTGACTATCCCCAATTTGCCTGGGGATTGGCCAGTCGGTCAACTAACTTCCCATGGAACCGTGCTGGCGTACCAAAAGCTGACTTCGAAGTCTTTGAGCGGGTAAACATCGATACCGGAGAAGTTACCTATATTCCGGTACGCCGATCGGAGTTCGTAACGGAAGCTGGTGGTAGGTTCCCGGGAATCACAGGTTCTGGCCGTGGAAACGTCAACACGTGGGGAAAGGCATGGGCATATGGCAACGGACACTTGGGTTTCGGTGAAGGTGGTCTGCAAGGCAGCAAAGCAGGCGTCGAGTTTGCAGTAGATGATCCTGCTGGGGACAACCCCAGGGTTCGTTTGTTCGCTGTTTATGACAACCTGCCACATTCTTACAACACTGACGCTGCAAGCAGTGCGGGTAACCAGGATCTTGTTCCTTCTGATCTAGTTGCGTCAAAGACAATGCTGTCTCAGGAGGAACTTGAGCGTAGGCAAGATCTGCCTGAAGGCGACCGAGATTACCTTCCTAGATTGCCTCGTGAGGCTAATCCGAATATGCGGTTGTGGCAGTTAACCATCAAGAATAAAGGTCCAGGTAATTCTAGCGGTTTTGTTTGGCGAGACTACCTTCCTCGCGAATATGAAAATCCAGGATTTGCTGGGTTCTATGAACGCGATGGGATAGCTCCAACTCTTGTTGAGTTTCCGGAGGGCTTCCAAGATCCGGTAACTAAACGCTATGTATTCGGCGCGACTGTAGCCGACATGCCAGCTGGGACATCATTAACGTTCTATCTGTGGGCTTATCTAAAAGCAGGCGAATCGTGTGTACCGAACACACTTCGTGTCTTCAATAAAGATGATGATGCGAATCCTGGGAATGATTTCTCTGCAGATGGATGA
- a CDS encoding DNA polymerase III subunit gamma and tau, with amino-acid sequence MALYRKYRPASFAEVVGQEQVTTPLSAALDAGRINHAYLFSGPRGCGKTSSARIMARSLNCEQGPTSTPCGVCESCVSLAPGGAGNLDVTELDAASHNGVEDMRELRDRAYYAPAESRYRIFIIDEAHMISGAGANALLKVVEEPPEHVIFIFATTEPEKIIGTIRSRTHHYPFRLLTPPAMKGLLERTVASEGVAVEDSVYPMVIQAGGGSPRDTLSILDQLLAGAGPDGLTYDLARPLLGVTDLTLIDDTIAALADQNKAGLFQLVDRVIEAGHDPRRFAIDLLDRLRDLMILQAVPDAITSGLVTAPADRAPVLSEQASRFTGPQLTYLATTVNEQISNLRGATSPRLLLEILCAHLLINAAPAGAPAPSAAGANAAGATSPATPGASPASGSTAGSSSGAAPSAAAGAVPTQPGASAVANAQDPAAAAAAIIANRRNRREQQKPAPEQKPEQTPAPEQKPEPQQQPEQQPAEEPKQDTWGQPRPTGAQQAAQPEQKPEPQPEPQSEPQADAQADPAPANEEDLLGQIKARWEGVRAGIGKRNKVAEIMLAEARILGLRDGTLVLGHTTGALAERINAPSNNDVIVEVLKDEFNQELKVHCVIGTDPKTAGFEEAPQPQEKKTWNPNPPARETADDKESESPKPQPEPQRPQPQRQEPPRQQAPQKPEPKQAGWRSRIAKATESAKQRDEEYAKAPSFSNGVPLPDEPAPDDVPVPPEEAPPVEAPPEEAPPEPYTRDDEERDMMEAAQTAGEHDHRSATEVAMELLERELGARRA; translated from the coding sequence GTGGCTTTATACCGGAAATATCGTCCAGCATCCTTTGCGGAAGTGGTAGGCCAAGAGCAGGTCACCACGCCTTTGTCCGCCGCCCTCGACGCAGGGCGCATCAACCATGCCTACCTGTTTTCCGGCCCGCGCGGTTGCGGTAAAACGTCCTCGGCACGCATTATGGCCCGCTCGCTTAACTGCGAGCAGGGCCCGACCTCGACTCCGTGCGGGGTCTGCGAGTCCTGTGTCTCTCTCGCTCCTGGTGGCGCGGGAAACCTGGACGTCACCGAACTCGACGCCGCCTCGCATAACGGTGTCGAAGACATGCGTGAGCTGCGCGACCGCGCCTACTACGCACCTGCCGAGTCGCGCTACCGCATCTTCATCATCGACGAGGCGCACATGATCTCCGGCGCCGGTGCCAACGCGCTGCTCAAGGTCGTCGAAGAACCCCCAGAGCACGTCATCTTCATCTTCGCGACCACCGAGCCGGAGAAAATCATCGGCACGATTCGCTCGCGTACCCACCACTATCCCTTCCGCCTGCTCACCCCACCGGCGATGAAGGGCCTACTCGAGCGCACCGTCGCCTCCGAAGGCGTTGCCGTCGAAGATTCCGTCTACCCCATGGTTATCCAGGCCGGTGGTGGTTCCCCGCGCGATACGCTGTCCATCCTCGACCAGCTACTCGCCGGCGCTGGCCCCGACGGCCTGACCTACGACCTTGCCCGGCCCCTGCTTGGCGTCACCGACCTCACGCTTATCGATGACACCATCGCCGCCCTTGCCGATCAGAACAAAGCCGGGCTTTTCCAACTCGTCGATCGCGTCATCGAAGCCGGCCACGACCCCCGCCGCTTCGCCATCGATCTACTTGATCGCCTCCGCGATCTTATGATCCTGCAAGCCGTCCCCGACGCGATCACGTCTGGCCTCGTCACCGCGCCTGCCGACCGCGCGCCTGTCCTTTCCGAACAAGCTTCTCGTTTCACCGGCCCCCAACTGACCTACCTGGCAACCACCGTCAACGAGCAAATCTCCAACCTGCGCGGCGCAACCTCCCCACGCCTGCTGCTGGAAATCCTCTGCGCCCACTTGCTCATCAACGCCGCTCCCGCCGGCGCCCCGGCACCGTCCGCCGCCGGCGCCAACGCCGCAGGTGCGACCTCGCCTGCCACCCCCGGCGCCTCCCCGGCGTCTGGCTCCACCGCCGGCTCAAGCTCCGGCGCTGCCCCTAGCGCCGCCGCCGGCGCCGTGCCAACCCAACCTGGCGCCTCCGCAGTCGCCAATGCCCAGGACCCAGCCGCAGCGGCTGCCGCGATCATCGCTAACCGCCGCAACCGTCGGGAGCAGCAGAAACCTGCCCCCGAGCAAAAGCCTGAGCAAACACCAGCTCCAGAACAAAAGCCCGAGCCACAGCAGCAGCCTGAGCAACAGCCTGCCGAGGAACCGAAGCAGGACACCTGGGGACAACCCCGACCCACGGGCGCGCAGCAGGCTGCGCAACCAGAGCAGAAACCGGAACCACAGCCCGAGCCACAGTCCGAACCGCAGGCTGACGCGCAGGCTGACCCTGCGCCGGCGAATGAAGAGGACCTGCTGGGCCAGATTAAGGCTCGCTGGGAGGGGGTGCGAGCGGGCATCGGAAAGCGCAACAAGGTTGCAGAAATCATGCTTGCCGAAGCCCGCATCCTCGGCCTGCGCGACGGAACCCTCGTTCTGGGTCATACGACCGGTGCGCTGGCAGAACGTATCAATGCGCCGTCGAATAATGACGTCATCGTTGAGGTGCTCAAGGACGAGTTCAACCAGGAGCTTAAGGTTCACTGCGTGATTGGCACCGACCCGAAGACCGCCGGGTTTGAGGAAGCGCCGCAGCCGCAGGAGAAAAAGACCTGGAACCCGAACCCGCCTGCGCGCGAAACTGCCGACGACAAGGAGTCGGAGAGTCCTAAGCCCCAGCCAGAACCGCAGCGCCCGCAGCCCCAGCGTCAGGAGCCGCCACGTCAGCAGGCTCCGCAGAAGCCGGAGCCGAAACAGGCTGGCTGGCGCTCCCGCATTGCGAAGGCGACGGAATCGGCGAAGCAGAGGGACGAGGAGTATGCGAAGGCGCCATCGTTTAGCAATGGCGTGCCTTTGCCCGACGAGCCCGCGCCTGACGATGTCCCGGTGCCTCCAGAGGAGGCACCTCCGGTGGAAGCCCCACCGGAAGAAGCCCCGCCGGAGCCGTACACGCGGGATGACGAGGAACGCGACATGATGGAAGCCGCCCAAACCGCAGGCGAGCACGACCACCGCAGCGCCACGGAAGTTGCGATGGAGTTGTTGGAGCGGGAGCTCGGAGCGCGCCGGGCGTAG
- the gluQRS gene encoding tRNA glutamyl-Q(34) synthetase GluQRS has protein sequence MTETPAGRYAPSPSGDLHFGNLRTALLAWLFARHSGRRFIVRVEDIDTQRSSLESATRQLEDLATLGLDWDGEVLYQHQRDDAYAAALERLPVYECYCSRKDIQEAARAPHAIPGQYPGTCRELSDAQRAQRRQELATQGRVPALRLRTDASSFTIHDQLHGTYTGDVDDFILRRGGNANQGQDWAYNLAVVVDDAYQGVDQIVRGDDLLSSAPRQAYLAKLLGFDVPEFVHVPLVLNDAGKRLSKRDGAVTLRELLRDRTPADVITQMAASLGYVASTPNELLEKFDPSQLSTEPYYWSAS, from the coding sequence ATGACTGAGACTCCTGCTGGCCGTTATGCGCCCAGCCCCAGCGGCGATTTGCACTTTGGCAACCTGCGCACAGCACTCCTGGCCTGGCTGTTCGCCCGCCACTCCGGCCGCCGTTTCATCGTGCGCGTTGAGGACATCGATACCCAGCGCAGTTCCCTGGAATCCGCCACGCGCCAGCTCGAGGACCTGGCAACGCTGGGCCTGGACTGGGACGGTGAGGTCCTCTACCAGCACCAGCGCGACGATGCCTACGCCGCCGCCCTGGAGCGCCTGCCGGTCTACGAGTGCTACTGCTCGCGCAAGGACATCCAGGAAGCCGCCCGCGCCCCGCACGCTATCCCTGGCCAGTACCCCGGCACGTGCCGCGAGCTTTCCGATGCCCAGCGCGCCCAACGCCGCCAAGAACTCGCAACCCAAGGTCGCGTCCCCGCCCTGCGCCTGCGTACCGATGCCTCGTCTTTCACCATCCACGACCAACTCCACGGCACCTATACCGGCGATGTGGATGACTTCATCCTGCGCCGCGGCGGCAACGCCAACCAGGGCCAGGACTGGGCGTATAACCTCGCTGTCGTCGTCGATGATGCCTACCAGGGTGTCGACCAGATCGTCCGCGGTGACGACTTGCTTTCCTCGGCGCCTCGCCAGGCCTACCTCGCTAAGCTACTCGGCTTCGACGTGCCTGAGTTCGTCCACGTGCCACTCGTACTTAACGATGCCGGCAAGCGCCTCTCCAAGCGCGACGGCGCCGTCACCCTGCGCGAACTACTCCGCGACCGCACCCCAGCGGACGTCATCACCCAAATGGCCGCGTCCCTGGGTTATGTCGCAAGTACCCCTAACGAGCTTTTGGAGAAGTTCGACCCCTCGCAGCTGTCGACTGAGCCCTACTACTGGTCTGCTTCATAA
- a CDS encoding SpaA isopeptide-forming pilin-related protein codes for MMEKQPVDMNDDGEITAEDIVDNESDSDTTYTAAYDITINSADLLNPYVYPEVVDTPQLPDAATITKIRVDYADQNVAKTGNSQQQFSRAPLCEVSRTPQRDDLSQPFYVTDCAAVDGNVRENHQPTQALRTIRPGQGSDFAHVYRVSVTYEMNWEAYREEFPIGEDVDPETCAAGDAVNSARMGTTDSTGCIPIVPPEDERVSLVLDKYGNIGTDGAQQAIPDEQLAGTTFALYDQAPGEGVEPIYQAEMTRENGNYSFRAENLEIGKDYWLVEVQSPQGYMLLPKQVQFQIVKSDSLESGPGEADFTSVDYVVVVQDGFGFVEPGEDASRPEGEDTIFLAVANYRQGELPNTGGSGVTWVLLLGMVLVGAGAGVARRRVA; via the coding sequence ATGATGGAGAAGCAGCCTGTCGACATGAACGATGACGGTGAGATTACCGCGGAGGACATCGTCGACAACGAATCTGATTCGGATACGACGTACACGGCTGCTTATGACATCACGATTAATAGTGCTGACCTTCTGAACCCTTATGTCTACCCAGAGGTAGTTGATACGCCGCAGCTTCCGGATGCTGCAACGATTACCAAGATTCGTGTTGATTACGCTGACCAAAACGTGGCTAAGACTGGTAATAGTCAGCAGCAGTTCAGTCGTGCGCCACTGTGTGAGGTTTCGCGAACTCCACAGCGTGATGATCTCAGTCAGCCTTTCTATGTGACTGACTGTGCTGCGGTAGATGGCAACGTGCGTGAAAACCATCAGCCTACTCAGGCTTTGCGTACGATCAGGCCGGGACAGGGAAGCGACTTTGCGCATGTGTACCGCGTTTCGGTGACGTACGAGATGAATTGGGAAGCATATCGCGAGGAATTCCCTATTGGTGAAGACGTTGATCCTGAAACTTGTGCTGCTGGTGATGCTGTGAACTCGGCTCGCATGGGTACTACGGATTCCACTGGTTGTATCCCGATTGTTCCGCCAGAGGACGAGCGTGTGTCTTTGGTGCTTGATAAGTACGGCAATATTGGTACAGACGGTGCTCAGCAGGCCATCCCGGATGAGCAGCTTGCTGGTACAACCTTTGCGCTCTACGATCAGGCGCCGGGTGAAGGCGTTGAGCCTATTTACCAGGCTGAGATGACTCGTGAGAACGGTAATTATTCGTTCCGTGCAGAGAACCTGGAAATTGGTAAGGATTACTGGTTGGTAGAGGTGCAGTCCCCGCAGGGCTACATGCTGTTGCCGAAGCAGGTGCAGTTCCAGATTGTAAAGAGCGACAGTCTCGAGTCGGGACCAGGTGAAGCTGATTTCACCTCCGTTGACTATGTAGTCGTGGTTCAAGACGGCTTCGGTTTCGTAGAACCGGGTGAGGATGCGTCACGTCCTGAGGGCGAAGACACCATCTTCTTGGCAGTAGCTAACTATCGCCAGGGCGAGCTGCCGAATACCGGCGGTTCGGGCGTTACCTGGGTGCTGTTGCTCGGCATGGTGCTAGTTGGCGCTGGTGCAGGCGTTGCACGCCGTAGGGTTGCTTAA